Genomic segment of Rhodococcus sp. W8901:
GCCTGCAACTGCGTCGGCTCGCCACCGGCGATGCGGGGCAGGACATCTCGACGGCCATCCTGCAACTGGTCCGCGGGGCGTACCTCCCGGCGCCCTGACCGCGTCGGGTCACGCGCTCTCGGGGGTCAGGACCATCACCGGGATCCGCCGGGCGACCCGCTTCTCGTACTCCGCCCATCCGGGATAGAACTCCAGCGCCCGAGCCCACAACCGTTCACGCTCCGCGCCCTCCGCCTCGTACGCCCGCACCGGCCGCGAGGCGCCGCCAGCGACCGTCATCGAGGCCCGCGGATGTGCGCGCAGGTTGTAGAACCACGCCGGGTTGTCGGGCCGCCCGTAGCTCGAGGCGATCACGACCATCCGGTCCCCGTCCCGCATACCGACCAGCGGGAGCGTCCGGCGCGCTCCACTTTTCGCGCCGACGGTCGTGAGCATCACGATCGGCCACCCCAGCACCAGGCTCGTCAGCGTGTGCCGGCCCCGAGTGATCCCGAAGACCACCCGATCGATGTGCCGCTGCCCCGGAGCGAGCACCCGGCCCGTCGTCGCCGACGCACCCTGCCTGATCAGATATCGACGCACCGGGTTCGCCTCACGATAGGTTCCCTCATTCGACATCGGACCCTCACCTCGTCTCGAGCCGGTCGAGGTCTCCATCGTCGCACGTCGACAGGGTGCCGCGCCGGAAACAGTCGTGCCGCTCCCCCGACCGGAGGAGCGGCACGACGAAAACCGGAGCGGCGGATCGCTAGAAGCCGAGACGGCCCAACTGCTTGGGGTCGCGCTGCCAGTCCTTGGCGACCTTCACATGCAGTTCCAGGAAGATCTTGGTGCCGAGCAGCTTCTCGATCTGCTTGCGGGCGGTGGTGCCGACCTCGCGCAGGCGGGCGCCGCCCTTGCCGATGACGATGCCCTTCTGACTGGGACGCTCGACGTACAGCAGCGCGTGCACGTCCAGCAGTTCGCCCTGCTTCTCGGTGCGGCCCTCACGCGGGATGACCTCTTCGATGACGACGGCCAGCGAGTGCGGCAGTTCGTCGCCCAGGCCCTCGAGTGCCGCCTCGCGGATCAGCTCCGCCATCAGGGTTTCCTCGGGCTCGTCGGTGAGCTCGCCGTCCGGGTAGAAGGCCGGCCCCTCCGGCATCGCCTTCGCCAGCACCTCGACCAGCAGCTCCACCTGCTCGCCCGACTGGGCCGACACCGGAATCACCTCGGTGTCCGGTCCGAGCACCTTCGACAGCGCCAGCAACTGCTCGGCGACGCGGTCCTTGCTGACCTTGTCGATCTTGGTGACGATGCCGATCAGCTTGGTCTTCGGCGCCATCTGCCGGACCTGGTCCAGGATCCACCGGTCACCGGGGCCGATCTTCTCGTCCGCCGGGATACACAGGCAGATGACGTCGACCTCGGAGTACGTGTCGCGCACCAGGTCGTTGAGGCGCTGCCCCAGCAGCGTGCGCGGACGGTGCAGACCCGGCGTGTCGACCAGGATCAACTGGGCGAAGTCGCGGTGCACGATGCCGCGGATCGTGTGTCGGGTGGTCTGCGGCCGCGACGACGTGATCGCGATCTTGCTGCCCACCAGCGCATTCGTCAGCGTCGACTTGCCCGTGTTGGGCCGTCCGACGAAACAGACGAAGCCGGAACGGAATTCGTTATCGGTCATGGTCACTCCTGGCTCACGTTTCCGTCTTCGTCCACATGGTCGTTCTCGGTATGTTCTTCGGTCGCCACGCGCTCGACGTGAACGGTGCTGATCCGCACGCGCCCGCGTACGTCGGCTCCGCCCTCGCCGCGCAGTCGCAGGCCCGCGGTCTCGACCTGCGAACCGGGCAGCGGCACGCGGCCGAGCTCGTAGCCGAGCAGTCCGCCGACCGTCTCGACCTCGTCGTTCTCGATCTCGATGTCGAACAGCTCGCCCAGGTCCTCGACGGGCAACCGCGCCGACACCCGGTAGGTGCCGTCACCGAGGTCCTCGATGGGCGGGGTCTCGTCGGTGTCGTACTCGTCGGCGATCTCACCGACGATCTCCTCGATCACATCCTCGATGGTGACCAGGCCCGCGATGCCGCCGTACTCGTCGACCAGCACCGCCATGTGGTTGCGGTCGCGCTGCATCTCGGCGAGGAGGCTGTCCAGCGGCTTCGAATCCGGCACGAACACGGCGGGGCGCATCACCTGCGCCACCGTGACGCTGCGGCCACCGTCGGACGAGTAGTACGTCTGCTGCACCAGGTCCTTGAGGTACACCACGCCCAGCACGTCGTCGACGTTTTCGCCGACCACGGGGATCCGCGAGTGCCCGGAGCGCACCGCAAGCGACGTGGCCTGGCCGGCACTCTTGTCCGCCTCGATCCACACCATCTCGGTCCGCGGCACCATCACCTCGCGGGCGGAGGTGTCGCCGAGTTCGAACACCGACTGGATCATCCGGCGTTCCTCGTCGGCCACCACGCCGCGTTCCTGTGCCAGATCCACCAGCTCGCGCAGTTCGATCTCCGACGCGAACGGGCCCGCCCGGAACCCCTTACCGGGGGTGAGCGCGTTGCCGACGACGATCAGCAGCCTGCTGACCGGGCTGAGCAACGTGCCCAGCGCGACCAGCGGAACCGCCGACGCCAGGGCGAGCGGATACGCGCGCTGCCGACCCAGGGTGCGGGGGCCGACACCGATGGCCACGTAGTCGACGAGCACCATCACCACGATCGTGACGACCATGCCCCATACGGCTCCGAGCAGATCGATCAGCGCGCCCGCGAGCAGGACGGCGGCCGCGATCTCGCAGAGGATCCGCAGCAGGACCATGAGATTGACGTAGCGGGGACGGTCGGAGACGATCCGCACCAGCCGCGCCGCGCCCGGACGGTCGTCCTTGGCCAACTCGTCCACCCGCGCCGGGGAGAGCGTGTTCAGCGCCGAATCGACGGCAGCGAACAGACCACCGAGCGGGACCAGGACGACGGCGAGAACGATCAGGACGACGGCGTCACTCACCGGCCGATCACCGTCCGCCGGACATCACTGTTCGGGGCCATCGAAGAACCCGGCCTTGCCCAGCAACCGCTGGTCCCGGGCGGCGAGTTCGGCCTCACGTTCGGCGCGGCGCAGATCCTCGTACCATTCGGCCAGCAGCTGATTCTGCAGCCCGAACATCTCCTTCTCCTCCTCCGGCTCGGCATGGTCGTAGCCGAGGAGGTGAAGGACACCGTGGACGGTCAGCAGCGCCAGCTCGTGATCGAGCGAATGGCCCGCGTTCTGCGCCTGGTCGGCGGCGAAGGACGGGCACAGCACGATGTCACCGAGCATCGACGGACCCGGCTCCGGCGCGTCCGGGCGACCGCCGGGCTCGAGCTCGTCCATCGGGAACGACATCACGTCGGTGGGGCCGGGCAGGTCCATCCAGCGCATGTGCAGATCGGCCATCGTGGCCGAATCCACGAGCACCATCGACAGTTCCGCCGCGGGATGGACGTCCATCCGGGCGATCACGAAGCGCGCGACGCTGATCAGGTCCTCGTCGGAGACTTCCATCCCCGATTCGTTGGAG
This window contains:
- a CDS encoding nitroreductase/quinone reductase family protein, with the protein product MSNEGTYREANPVRRYLIRQGASATTGRVLAPGQRHIDRVVFGITRGRHTLTSLVLGWPIVMLTTVGAKSGARRTLPLVGMRDGDRMVVIASSYGRPDNPAWFYNLRAHPRASMTVAGGASRPVRAYEAEGAERERLWARALEFYPGWAEYEKRVARRIPVMVLTPESA
- the era gene encoding GTPase Era; translated protein: MTDNEFRSGFVCFVGRPNTGKSTLTNALVGSKIAITSSRPQTTRHTIRGIVHRDFAQLILVDTPGLHRPRTLLGQRLNDLVRDTYSEVDVICLCIPADEKIGPGDRWILDQVRQMAPKTKLIGIVTKIDKVSKDRVAEQLLALSKVLGPDTEVIPVSAQSGEQVELLVEVLAKAMPEGPAFYPDGELTDEPEETLMAELIREAALEGLGDELPHSLAVVIEEVIPREGRTEKQGELLDVHALLYVERPSQKGIVIGKGGARLREVGTTARKQIEKLLGTKIFLELHVKVAKDWQRDPKQLGRLGF
- a CDS encoding hemolysin family protein, with protein sequence MSDAVVLIVLAVVLVPLGGLFAAVDSALNTLSPARVDELAKDDRPGAARLVRIVSDRPRYVNLMVLLRILCEIAAAVLLAGALIDLLGAVWGMVVTIVVMVLVDYVAIGVGPRTLGRQRAYPLALASAVPLVALGTLLSPVSRLLIVVGNALTPGKGFRAGPFASEIELRELVDLAQERGVVADEERRMIQSVFELGDTSAREVMVPRTEMVWIEADKSAGQATSLAVRSGHSRIPVVGENVDDVLGVVYLKDLVQQTYYSSDGGRSVTVAQVMRPAVFVPDSKPLDSLLAEMQRDRNHMAVLVDEYGGIAGLVTIEDVIEEIVGEIADEYDTDETPPIEDLGDGTYRVSARLPVEDLGELFDIEIENDEVETVGGLLGYELGRVPLPGSQVETAGLRLRGEGGADVRGRVRISTVHVERVATEEHTENDHVDEDGNVSQE
- the ybeY gene encoding rRNA maturation RNase YbeY, with the translated sequence MSIEISNESGMEVSDEDLISVARFVIARMDVHPAAELSMVLVDSATMADLHMRWMDLPGPTDVMSFPMDELEPGGRPDAPEPGPSMLGDIVLCPSFAADQAQNAGHSLDHELALLTVHGVLHLLGYDHAEPEEEKEMFGLQNQLLAEWYEDLRRAEREAELAARDQRLLGKAGFFDGPEQ